In the genome of Croceimicrobium hydrocarbonivorans, one region contains:
- the pdxR gene encoding MocR-like pyridoxine biosynthesis transcription factor PdxR, giving the protein MESLLERLERNFREKSRRHASLNKNTKLYQRLHNLLKDGIINNEIPAGSTLPASRVLADRLAISRSTVVKAYELLRLEGYTESKAGSGNQVKLLQEPRSLPEKVEIDVQAYPEISRMGQSFQKNVGLINSTDDKSLAFRPGLPPLDIFPVTQWKNLSNLYWRHIKSSALSYSPSSGIDQLKSNIASYLNLSRRIKCEPHQIIIVSGSLQSLYLLGSTLLNPGDGVIMEEPTFPNVHSIFKGLGADIQAVPIDDAGIQVEAMPEGREATAIKLVHSTPSCHYPIGTPMSLERKQDLLVWARRNKAIIIENDYEHEVHNYREYRPSIYSLDTDQRTVYLGTFNRLLHPSIRIGYMVLPEYLLPPVEALLKHSHRFVPPSIQVVLNQFIEKHYLHNHIHSLMQVADERLALFTEQFESNFKGKLRQLANPVPSLHTLALLPNGVKDTEVVAHFAQHNIVTHAYSKCFVNKEKQNGLILGYSSVRKPIIRRKLSQMGALYTKL; this is encoded by the coding sequence ATGGAGAGCCTTTTGGAGCGTTTGGAACGGAATTTCAGGGAGAAGTCGCGCAGGCATGCCAGTCTGAATAAGAATACCAAGCTCTACCAACGTTTGCATAATTTGCTGAAGGATGGGATTATCAATAATGAGATTCCTGCAGGTAGTACCCTGCCCGCCAGTCGGGTATTGGCAGACCGTTTGGCGATATCTCGCAGCACGGTAGTTAAGGCCTATGAGCTCTTGCGATTGGAAGGCTATACTGAATCCAAAGCAGGATCGGGAAATCAGGTGAAGCTATTACAGGAACCGCGCAGCCTGCCGGAAAAAGTGGAGATTGATGTACAGGCCTATCCCGAAATATCGAGAATGGGGCAATCCTTTCAAAAGAACGTAGGTCTTATAAACAGCACTGATGATAAGAGTTTGGCCTTTCGACCAGGCTTACCGCCACTGGATATATTCCCGGTTACGCAATGGAAGAACCTTTCCAATTTGTACTGGCGGCACATTAAATCTTCGGCTTTATCCTATTCACCTTCTTCAGGGATTGATCAGCTTAAAAGCAATATCGCCAGCTATCTCAACTTAAGTAGACGCATTAAATGCGAGCCCCATCAGATTATTATCGTTTCGGGTTCTTTGCAGTCGCTGTATCTTTTGGGCTCCACCTTATTGAATCCTGGGGATGGCGTTATCATGGAAGAGCCAACTTTCCCTAATGTGCATTCCATTTTTAAGGGCTTGGGAGCCGATATTCAAGCTGTGCCTATTGATGATGCGGGAATTCAGGTAGAGGCAATGCCGGAGGGCAGGGAGGCAACAGCAATTAAATTGGTGCATAGTACTCCGTCTTGTCATTATCCCATTGGCACTCCCATGAGCCTGGAGCGCAAGCAGGACTTATTGGTCTGGGCTCGTCGCAATAAGGCGATAATTATTGAGAACGATTACGAGCATGAGGTGCATAATTATCGGGAATATCGACCTTCTATTTACAGCTTGGATACCGATCAACGCACGGTGTACCTGGGGACCTTTAATCGTTTATTACATCCTTCCATTCGGATTGGATACATGGTCTTGCCCGAGTATTTGCTACCTCCGGTAGAGGCGCTTTTAAAGCACTCGCATCGCTTTGTGCCGCCTTCCATTCAGGTGGTATTAAATCAATTTATTGAGAAGCATTATTTGCACAACCATATCCATAGCTTGATGCAGGTAGCGGATGAGCGCCTGGCACTTTTTACCGAGCAGTTTGAAAGCAATTTTAAGGGCAAGCTGCGGCAATTGGCCAATCCGGTTCCCAGTTTGCATACCCTGGCGCTATTACCAAATGGGGTAAAGGATACAGAAGTGGTGGCGCATTTTGCCCAACACAATATTGTGACCCATGCTTACAGTAAATGCTTTGTGAATAAGGAAAAACAGAATGGATTAATCTTAGGCTATTCCTCTGTGCGTAAGCCCATCATTCGCCGAAAGCTTAGTCAAATGGGAGCCTTATATACCAAGCTTTAA
- a CDS encoding alpha/beta fold hydrolase, producing MRQVFLLFCLLTGLWACDKNEVISPQTAQGLEGTGLYHFKTYPNLAAGGLPVYYHVPADLPANAPVLIVFHGNGRDAEYSRDQLIAKANRLKFALVVPEFSSDAYPGGDKYNLGNIFEDGDHPSESTLNPKEEWTFSVIEPLFENFKTRTGLRTTQFDVFGHSAGAQVAHRYLFFWNDAPVNRVVAAAAGWYTLPDTSVQFPYGLGASPAENADLSTFFSRPLTIVIGTADNDPNAASLRQTPQARAQGSNRLARAQYFYQQSIQQAQAIASPFSWQYRELQNVDHDFEATSAFAADLLY from the coding sequence ATGCGACAAGTATTTTTACTATTCTGCTTACTAACAGGTCTTTGGGCCTGCGATAAAAATGAGGTAATCAGTCCACAAACCGCGCAGGGTTTGGAAGGTACCGGTTTGTACCATTTTAAGACCTACCCGAATTTGGCCGCAGGTGGACTGCCAGTTTATTACCATGTACCTGCCGATTTACCTGCCAATGCTCCGGTGCTTATAGTTTTCCATGGTAATGGTAGGGATGCAGAGTATAGTCGCGATCAACTCATCGCTAAAGCCAATCGCTTAAAGTTTGCATTAGTGGTGCCTGAGTTTTCTTCCGATGCTTATCCAGGAGGGGATAAATACAATTTGGGGAATATTTTTGAGGATGGAGACCATCCTTCCGAATCGACCTTAAATCCTAAAGAGGAGTGGACCTTTTCGGTGATTGAACCTCTCTTCGAAAACTTTAAAACGCGTACCGGTTTAAGAACCACTCAATTTGATGTATTTGGGCATTCTGCTGGCGCTCAAGTTGCCCATCGTTATTTATTTTTCTGGAATGATGCGCCGGTAAATCGCGTGGTTGCCGCAGCAGCGGGATGGTATACCCTTCCGGATACCAGTGTCCAATTTCCCTATGGTTTGGGAGCTAGTCCGGCTGAAAATGCAGACTTGTCTACTTTTTTTAGTCGGCCTTTAACCATTGTAATTGGCACCGCAGACAATGATCCTAATGCGGCAAGTTTAAGGCAAACTCCGCAGGCAAGAGCCCAAGGTAGCAATCGACTAGCACGTGCCCAATATTTCTATCAGCAGAGTATCCAGCAAGCCCAGGCTATCGCTTCGCCCTTTAGCTGGCAGTATCGTGAATTGCAAAATGTAGATCACGATTTTGAGGCGACCTCTGCCTTTGCGGCGGATC